One genomic region from Drosophila subpulchrella strain 33 F10 #4 breed RU33 chromosome 2R, RU_Dsub_v1.1 Primary Assembly, whole genome shotgun sequence encodes:
- the LOC119549356 gene encoding pneumococcal serine-rich repeat protein isoform X13 has translation MANVVNMNSLLNGKDSRWLQLEVCREFQRNKCSRQDTECKFAHPPANVEVQNGKVTACYDSIKGRCNRDKPPCKYFHPPQHLKDQLLINGRNHLALKNALMQQMGIAPGQPVISGQVPTVATNPYLTGIPANSYSPYYTTGHLVPTLLGPDPSAVASQLGPVVPQTVQVAQQKIPRSDRLEMDVKTVGSFYYENFQFSGMVPFKRPAAEKSGIPVYQPGATAYQQLMQPYVPVSCEYPQQQQPPPQQQQLHQQQQQQNVLLQQQLQLSSAITTTSTTATASNINMINNINNKSIMNAVIATTNIIPSSSAATTTTASSSSTSLASATTTATTVTAITNPNDSDQDPDRDQDQDSDRNADQDKEHDSAADGETDNADQASNQDNSDQTNLNLNPNQNPSPSNDCNTTRTISPKPDTAVATTTDTLDTLAPAAAALSATPPNGQTPPPSSPPSGDSLLPLPNGLGDNNNYLSYINNNLNNGQLKSANAEESPNGDLESGSVSNPAATLASRNYAKQNGEGYSRYTLNGHSTGILPTPTSTTSAPPVSYHSQVQAQAQVQAQAQAQAQAQAQAQGLQRINYAMPAYSYGNLYSPYGGATSTMVSLTSATPSYAQAQMQHQQQQQQQQQQQAQVHAQVQAQAQAQAAYAQQAYAAYAAAAGLAPQATAAGGYYTDPAALAKEVAQKNYAMKVASAAKPGASSAAAAAAYTGLTLNKSYAAGPQAVQGAQPQAVSMAALLQMQAQAQAQAQAQAQAQAQAQAQLRQLGSLPTSGTPVAGTPVRSVPAGSVSAGQYQSAALLRAPSPMPYAQAQSYFYPGTMMPNAAAYAMPQTQAAAAQQYAAAAAAAAAAAQAGTPGSAMVLNPYKKMKTS, from the exons GGCCGCTGTAATCGTGATAAACCGCCGTGCAAATACTTTCATCCACCACAGCATCTGAAGGATCAGTTATTGATAAACGGACGCAATCATTTGGCACTCAAGAATGCACTGATGCAACAGATGGGCATCGCGCCCGGCCAGCCGGTCATATCGGGCCAAGTGCCAACCGTG GCCACAAACCCCTATCTGACCGGCATTCCGGCCAACTCGTACAGCCCGTACTACACAACGGGACACCTGGTGCCCACCTTGCTGGGCCCGGACCCCTCGGCCGTGGCCTCCCAGCTGGGACCCGTGGTGCCCCAGACAGTGCAGGTGGCCCAGCAGAAAATACCACGTTCCGACAGATTAGAG ATGGATGTTAAAACGGTTGGTTCATTTTACTATGAAAACTTC CAATTCTCTGGCATGGTTCCGTTCAAACGTCCAGCTGCCGAAAAGTCTGGCATTCCAGTTTATCAGCCCGGTGCGACCGCCTATCAGCAGTTAATGCAGCCCTATGTGCCAGTCTCATGTGAGTAtccccaacaacaacaaccaccaccacaacaacaacaactacatcaacaacaacaacaacaaaatgtactactacaacaacaactacaattAAGTAGCGCCATAACAACAACAAgtacaacagcaacagccagtaatattaatatgattaataatattaataataaaagtatCATGAACGCTGTAATCGCTACTACCAATATAAtaccatcatcatcagcagcaacaacaacaacagcatcatcatcatcaacgtCATTAGcatcagcaacaacaacagcaacaacagtaACAGCCATTACTAATCCTAACGATAGTGATCAAGATCCCGACCGCGATCAAGATCAAGATTCCGATCGCAATGCAGATCAAGACAAAGAACACGATAGTGCTGCTGATGGTGAAACTGACAATGCGGATCAAGCCAGCAATCAAGACAATAGTGACCAAacgaatctgaatctgaatccgAACCAAAACCCAAGTCCCTCTAACGATTGTAATACAACACGAACAATCTCACCAAAACCAGACACAGCagtagcaacaacaacagataCATTAGACACACTAGCccctgcagcagcagcattatCTGCCACGCCTCCTAATGGCCAGACCCCGCCCCCGAGCTCCCCCCCTTCGGGCGATAGTCTTCTGCCCCTGCCCAACGGTTTGGGTGACAATAACAACTACTTGTCCTACATCAATAATAATCTTAACAATGGTCAGCTGAAGTCGGCTAATGCCGAAGAGTCCCCAAATGGGGACCTAGAAAGTGGGAGTGTTTCCaacccagcagcaacattagCATCCCGCAACTATGCCAAGCAGAATGGCGAGGGTTATTCGAGGTATACGCTTAATGGTCACAGCACTGGCATTCTGCCCACACCCACTTCTACCACATCGGCTCCTCCGGTCTCCTATCACTCCCAGGTGCAGGCGCAAGCTCAGGTGCAGGCTCAGGCTCAGGCTCAAGCTCAGGCTCAGGCTCAGGCTCAGGGATTGCAGCGCATCAACTATGCCATGCCCGCCTACAGCTATGGCAATCTCTACTCCCCCTATGGAGGAGCCACCTCCACCATGGTGAGCCTGACCAGTGCCACGCCCTCCTACGCCCAGGCTCAGatgcaacatcagcagcagcagcagcaacagcagcagcaacaagcCCAAGTCCATGCCCAAGTTCAGGCCCAGGCTCAAGCCCAGGCTGCCTATGCCCAGCAGGCCTATGCCGCCTATGCGGCTGCCGCTGGCTTGGCTCCTCAGGCCACTGCGGCTGGGGGTTACTACACCGATCCCGCTGCCCTGGCCAAGGAGGTGGCCCAAAAGAACTACGCCATGAAGGTGGCCAGTGCGGCCAAGCCAGGAGCCTCCTCCGCGGCGGCAGCTGCTGCCTACACAGGATTGACCCTGAACAAGAGCTATGCGGCAGGTCCACAGGCTGTTCAGGGGGCTCAGCCCCAGGCCGTTTCCATGGCAGCTCTACTTCAAATGCAGGCCCAGGCTCAAGCCCAAGCTCAAGCTCAGGCTCAGGCCCAAGCGCAAGCCCAGGCCCAACTACGTCAGCTGGGATCACTCCCCACTTCGGGCACACCTGTTGCCGGAACTCCAGTGCGTTCGGTACCAGCTGGTTCCGTGAGTGCTGGTCAATATCAATCCGCTGCCCTGCTGAGAGCACCCTCACCCATGCCATATGCCCAGGCCCAGAGCTACTTCTATCCCGGCACCATGATGCCCAACGCTGCGGCCTATGCCATGCCCCAAACCCAGGCTGCTGCGGCGCAGCAATATGCAGCAGCTgctgcagcagcggcagcagccgCACAGGCAGGAACCCCCGGCAGTGCCATGGTCCTGAACCCCTACAAAAAGATGAAGACCTCCTAA
- the LOC119549356 gene encoding pneumococcal serine-rich repeat protein isoform X6 has translation MANVVNMNSLLNGKDSRWLQLEVCREFQRNKCSRQDTECKFAHPPANVEVQNGKVTACYDSIKATQLLDMDNFKVNYTLHSELYRQKIPKLSAFGRCNRDKPPCKYFHPPQHLKDQLLINGRNHLALKNALMQQMGIAPGQPVISGQVPTVATNPYLTGIPANSYSPYYTTGHLVPTLLGPDPSAVASQLGPVVPQTVQVAQQKIPRSDRLEVCREFLRGACKRAESECRFAHPQETVARHDDGSITVCMDAVKGRCARDPCRYFHPPLHLQAQLKAAQTRATAVAAAAAMDVKTVGSFYYENFQFSGMVPFKRPAAEKSGIPVYQPGATAYQQLMQPYVPVSCEYPQQQQPPPQQQQLHQQQQQQNVLLQQQLQLSSAITTTSTTATASNINMINNINNKSIMNAVIATTNIIPSSSAATTTTASSSSTSLASATTTATTVTAITNPNDSDQDPDRDQDQDSDRNADQDKEHDSAADGETDNADQASNQDNSDQTNLNLNPNQNPSPSNDCNTTRTISPKPDTAVATTTDTLDTLAPAAAALSATPPNGQTPPPSSPPSGDSLLPLPNGLGDNNNYLSYINNNLNNGQLKSANAEESPNGDLESGSVSNPAATLASRNYAKQNGEGYSRYTLNGHSTGILPTPTSTTSAPPVSYHSQVQAQAQVQAQAQAQAQAQAQAQGLQRINYAMPAYSYGNLYSPYGGATSTMVSLTSATPSYAQAQMQHQQQQQQQQQQQAQVHAQVQAQAQAQAAYAQQAYAAYAAAAGLAPQATAAGGYYTDPAALAKEVAQKNYAMKVASAAKPGASSAAAAAAYTGLTLNKSYAAGPQAVQGAQPQAVSMAALLQMQAQAQAQAQAQAQAQAQAQAQLRQLGSLPTSGTPVAGTPVRSVPAGSVSAGQYQSAALLRAPSPMPYAQAQSYFYPGTMMPNAAAYAMPQTQAAAAQQYAAAAAAAAAAAQAGTPGSAMVLNPYKKMKTS, from the exons GGCCGCTGTAATCGTGATAAACCGCCGTGCAAATACTTTCATCCACCACAGCATCTGAAGGATCAGTTATTGATAAACGGACGCAATCATTTGGCACTCAAGAATGCACTGATGCAACAGATGGGCATCGCGCCCGGCCAGCCGGTCATATCGGGCCAAGTGCCAACCGTG GCCACAAACCCCTATCTGACCGGCATTCCGGCCAACTCGTACAGCCCGTACTACACAACGGGACACCTGGTGCCCACCTTGCTGGGCCCGGACCCCTCGGCCGTGGCCTCCCAGCTGGGACCCGTGGTGCCCCAGACAGTGCAGGTGGCCCAGCAGAAAATACCACGTTCCGACAGATTAGAG GTGTGCCGCGAATTCCTGCGCGGCGCCTGCAAACGGGCGGAGTCCGAGTGCCGGTTCGCCCACCCGCAGGAGACCGTCGCCAGGCACGACGACGGCTCGATAACGGTTTGCATGGACGCCGTGAAGGGCAGGTGCGCACGCGACCCCTGCCGCTACTTCCATCCCCCCCTGCACCTACAGGCACAATTAAAAGCGGCCCAAACACGCGCCACCGCTGTCGCTGCTGCAGCTGCG ATGGATGTTAAAACGGTTGGTTCATTTTACTATGAAAACTTC CAATTCTCTGGCATGGTTCCGTTCAAACGTCCAGCTGCCGAAAAGTCTGGCATTCCAGTTTATCAGCCCGGTGCGACCGCCTATCAGCAGTTAATGCAGCCCTATGTGCCAGTCTCATGTGAGTAtccccaacaacaacaaccaccaccacaacaacaacaactacatcaacaacaacaacaacaaaatgtactactacaacaacaactacaattAAGTAGCGCCATAACAACAACAAgtacaacagcaacagccagtaatattaatatgattaataatattaataataaaagtatCATGAACGCTGTAATCGCTACTACCAATATAAtaccatcatcatcagcagcaacaacaacaacagcatcatcatcatcaacgtCATTAGcatcagcaacaacaacagcaacaacagtaACAGCCATTACTAATCCTAACGATAGTGATCAAGATCCCGACCGCGATCAAGATCAAGATTCCGATCGCAATGCAGATCAAGACAAAGAACACGATAGTGCTGCTGATGGTGAAACTGACAATGCGGATCAAGCCAGCAATCAAGACAATAGTGACCAAacgaatctgaatctgaatccgAACCAAAACCCAAGTCCCTCTAACGATTGTAATACAACACGAACAATCTCACCAAAACCAGACACAGCagtagcaacaacaacagataCATTAGACACACTAGCccctgcagcagcagcattatCTGCCACGCCTCCTAATGGCCAGACCCCGCCCCCGAGCTCCCCCCCTTCGGGCGATAGTCTTCTGCCCCTGCCCAACGGTTTGGGTGACAATAACAACTACTTGTCCTACATCAATAATAATCTTAACAATGGTCAGCTGAAGTCGGCTAATGCCGAAGAGTCCCCAAATGGGGACCTAGAAAGTGGGAGTGTTTCCaacccagcagcaacattagCATCCCGCAACTATGCCAAGCAGAATGGCGAGGGTTATTCGAGGTATACGCTTAATGGTCACAGCACTGGCATTCTGCCCACACCCACTTCTACCACATCGGCTCCTCCGGTCTCCTATCACTCCCAGGTGCAGGCGCAAGCTCAGGTGCAGGCTCAGGCTCAGGCTCAAGCTCAGGCTCAGGCTCAGGCTCAGGGATTGCAGCGCATCAACTATGCCATGCCCGCCTACAGCTATGGCAATCTCTACTCCCCCTATGGAGGAGCCACCTCCACCATGGTGAGCCTGACCAGTGCCACGCCCTCCTACGCCCAGGCTCAGatgcaacatcagcagcagcagcagcaacagcagcagcaacaagcCCAAGTCCATGCCCAAGTTCAGGCCCAGGCTCAAGCCCAGGCTGCCTATGCCCAGCAGGCCTATGCCGCCTATGCGGCTGCCGCTGGCTTGGCTCCTCAGGCCACTGCGGCTGGGGGTTACTACACCGATCCCGCTGCCCTGGCCAAGGAGGTGGCCCAAAAGAACTACGCCATGAAGGTGGCCAGTGCGGCCAAGCCAGGAGCCTCCTCCGCGGCGGCAGCTGCTGCCTACACAGGATTGACCCTGAACAAGAGCTATGCGGCAGGTCCACAGGCTGTTCAGGGGGCTCAGCCCCAGGCCGTTTCCATGGCAGCTCTACTTCAAATGCAGGCCCAGGCTCAAGCCCAAGCTCAAGCTCAGGCTCAGGCCCAAGCGCAAGCCCAGGCCCAACTACGTCAGCTGGGATCACTCCCCACTTCGGGCACACCTGTTGCCGGAACTCCAGTGCGTTCGGTACCAGCTGGTTCCGTGAGTGCTGGTCAATATCAATCCGCTGCCCTGCTGAGAGCACCCTCACCCATGCCATATGCCCAGGCCCAGAGCTACTTCTATCCCGGCACCATGATGCCCAACGCTGCGGCCTATGCCATGCCCCAAACCCAGGCTGCTGCGGCGCAGCAATATGCAGCAGCTgctgcagcagcggcagcagccgCACAGGCAGGAACCCCCGGCAGTGCCATGGTCCTGAACCCCTACAAAAAGATGAAGACCTCCTAA
- the LOC119549356 gene encoding pneumococcal serine-rich repeat protein isoform X11 yields the protein MQQMGIAPGQPVISGQVPTVATNPYLTGIPANSYSPYYTTGHLVPTLLGPDPSAVASQLGPVVPQTVQVAQQKIPRSDRLEVCREFLRGACKRAESECRFAHPQETVARHDDGSITVCMDAVKGRCARDPCRYFHPPLHLQAQLKAAQTRATAVAAAAATSPLTAHHHQQQQQLQHQLNNINNNNHSTAGAAATSTTATTTTNNAAAAAAAAAAAAAAAAVMGHHTLEVGKKRAADTTDMFPLMDVKTVGSFYYENFQFSGMVPFKRPAAEKSGIPVYQPGATAYQQLMQPYVPVSCEYPQQQQPPPQQQQLHQQQQQQNVLLQQQLQLSSAITTTSTTATASNINMINNINNKSIMNAVIATTNIIPSSSAATTTTASSSSTSLASATTTATTVTAITNPNDSDQDPDRDQDQDSDRNADQDKEHDSAADGETDNADQASNQDNSDQTNLNLNPNQNPSPSNDCNTTRTISPKPDTAVATTTDTLDTLAPAAAALSATPPNGQTPPPSSPPSGDSLLPLPNGLGDNNNYLSYINNNLNNGQLKSANAEESPNGDLESGSVSNPAATLASRNYAKQNGEGYSRYTLNGHSTGILPTPTSTTSAPPVSYHSQVQAQAQVQAQAQAQAQAQAQAQGLQRINYAMPAYSYGNLYSPYGGATSTMVSLTSATPSYAQAQMQHQQQQQQQQQQQAQVHAQVQAQAQAQAAYAQQAYAAYAAAAGLAPQATAAGGYYTDPAALAKEVAQKNYAMKVASAAKPGASSAAAAAAYTGLTLNKSYAAGPQAVQGAQPQAVSMAALLQMQAQAQAQAQAQAQAQAQAQAQLRQLGSLPTSGTPVAGTPVRSVPAGSVSAGQYQSAALLRAPSPMPYAQAQSYFYPGTMMPNAAAYAMPQTQAAAAQQYAAAAAAAAAAAQAGTPGSAMVLNPYKKMKTS from the exons ATGCAACAGATGGGCATCGCGCCCGGCCAGCCGGTCATATCGGGCCAAGTGCCAACCGTG GCCACAAACCCCTATCTGACCGGCATTCCGGCCAACTCGTACAGCCCGTACTACACAACGGGACACCTGGTGCCCACCTTGCTGGGCCCGGACCCCTCGGCCGTGGCCTCCCAGCTGGGACCCGTGGTGCCCCAGACAGTGCAGGTGGCCCAGCAGAAAATACCACGTTCCGACAGATTAGAG GTGTGCCGCGAATTCCTGCGCGGCGCCTGCAAACGGGCGGAGTCCGAGTGCCGGTTCGCCCACCCGCAGGAGACCGTCGCCAGGCACGACGACGGCTCGATAACGGTTTGCATGGACGCCGTGAAGGGCAGGTGCGCACGCGACCCCTGCCGCTACTTCCATCCCCCCCTGCACCTACAGGCACAATTAAAAGCGGCCCAAACACGCGCCACCGCTGTCGCTGCTGCAGCTGCG acctCACCCCTGACGGCACACCatcaccagcaacaacaacaattgcaACACCAGCTGaacaacatcaacaacaacaaccacagcaCCGCTGGCGCAGCAGCCACCtcgacaacagcaacaacaaccacaaacaacgccgctgccgccgccgccgctgctgccgccgccgctgccgccgccgccgtaATGGGCCATCATACACTGGAAGTGGGCAAGAAGCGGGCGGCGGACACGACCGATATGTTTCCACTG ATGGATGTTAAAACGGTTGGTTCATTTTACTATGAAAACTTC CAATTCTCTGGCATGGTTCCGTTCAAACGTCCAGCTGCCGAAAAGTCTGGCATTCCAGTTTATCAGCCCGGTGCGACCGCCTATCAGCAGTTAATGCAGCCCTATGTGCCAGTCTCATGTGAGTAtccccaacaacaacaaccaccaccacaacaacaacaactacatcaacaacaacaacaacaaaatgtactactacaacaacaactacaattAAGTAGCGCCATAACAACAACAAgtacaacagcaacagccagtaatattaatatgattaataatattaataataaaagtatCATGAACGCTGTAATCGCTACTACCAATATAAtaccatcatcatcagcagcaacaacaacaacagcatcatcatcatcaacgtCATTAGcatcagcaacaacaacagcaacaacagtaACAGCCATTACTAATCCTAACGATAGTGATCAAGATCCCGACCGCGATCAAGATCAAGATTCCGATCGCAATGCAGATCAAGACAAAGAACACGATAGTGCTGCTGATGGTGAAACTGACAATGCGGATCAAGCCAGCAATCAAGACAATAGTGACCAAacgaatctgaatctgaatccgAACCAAAACCCAAGTCCCTCTAACGATTGTAATACAACACGAACAATCTCACCAAAACCAGACACAGCagtagcaacaacaacagataCATTAGACACACTAGCccctgcagcagcagcattatCTGCCACGCCTCCTAATGGCCAGACCCCGCCCCCGAGCTCCCCCCCTTCGGGCGATAGTCTTCTGCCCCTGCCCAACGGTTTGGGTGACAATAACAACTACTTGTCCTACATCAATAATAATCTTAACAATGGTCAGCTGAAGTCGGCTAATGCCGAAGAGTCCCCAAATGGGGACCTAGAAAGTGGGAGTGTTTCCaacccagcagcaacattagCATCCCGCAACTATGCCAAGCAGAATGGCGAGGGTTATTCGAGGTATACGCTTAATGGTCACAGCACTGGCATTCTGCCCACACCCACTTCTACCACATCGGCTCCTCCGGTCTCCTATCACTCCCAGGTGCAGGCGCAAGCTCAGGTGCAGGCTCAGGCTCAGGCTCAAGCTCAGGCTCAGGCTCAGGCTCAGGGATTGCAGCGCATCAACTATGCCATGCCCGCCTACAGCTATGGCAATCTCTACTCCCCCTATGGAGGAGCCACCTCCACCATGGTGAGCCTGACCAGTGCCACGCCCTCCTACGCCCAGGCTCAGatgcaacatcagcagcagcagcagcaacagcagcagcaacaagcCCAAGTCCATGCCCAAGTTCAGGCCCAGGCTCAAGCCCAGGCTGCCTATGCCCAGCAGGCCTATGCCGCCTATGCGGCTGCCGCTGGCTTGGCTCCTCAGGCCACTGCGGCTGGGGGTTACTACACCGATCCCGCTGCCCTGGCCAAGGAGGTGGCCCAAAAGAACTACGCCATGAAGGTGGCCAGTGCGGCCAAGCCAGGAGCCTCCTCCGCGGCGGCAGCTGCTGCCTACACAGGATTGACCCTGAACAAGAGCTATGCGGCAGGTCCACAGGCTGTTCAGGGGGCTCAGCCCCAGGCCGTTTCCATGGCAGCTCTACTTCAAATGCAGGCCCAGGCTCAAGCCCAAGCTCAAGCTCAGGCTCAGGCCCAAGCGCAAGCCCAGGCCCAACTACGTCAGCTGGGATCACTCCCCACTTCGGGCACACCTGTTGCCGGAACTCCAGTGCGTTCGGTACCAGCTGGTTCCGTGAGTGCTGGTCAATATCAATCCGCTGCCCTGCTGAGAGCACCCTCACCCATGCCATATGCCCAGGCCCAGAGCTACTTCTATCCCGGCACCATGATGCCCAACGCTGCGGCCTATGCCATGCCCCAAACCCAGGCTGCTGCGGCGCAGCAATATGCAGCAGCTgctgcagcagcggcagcagccgCACAGGCAGGAACCCCCGGCAGTGCCATGGTCCTGAACCCCTACAAAAAGATGAAGACCTCCTAA